A part of Miscanthus floridulus cultivar M001 chromosome 6, ASM1932011v1, whole genome shotgun sequence genomic DNA contains:
- the LOC136457568 gene encoding probable WRKY transcription factor 50: protein MAASLGLAHEACYAAYPPADAACSYFPSPPPPPGDLVAEFPPPAATAMVDDYYFQFGQEMGGARAPGCGGYNCSPPAPVLDNGMSLLSYAGVEGDGRRPMSGPAGTGSGGRRPASRIGFRTMSELDVLDDGFKWRKYGKKAVKSSPNPRNYYRCSAEGCGVKKRVERDSDDPRYVVTTYDGVHNHAAPGATYLCPPPRRGATATPCFSPPRSASALAPLVVAPSWSPAFDAWEAQLNAAAAHSSESSY, encoded by the exons ATGGCGGCGTCGCTAGGACTCGCCCACGAGGCGTGCTACGCCGCCTACCCGCCGGCCGACGCTGCCTGCTCGTACttcccatcaccaccaccaccacccggcGACCTCGTGGCGGAGTTCCCGCCGCCGGCCGCCACGGCCATGGTTGATGACTACTACTTCCAGTTCGGCCAGGAGATGGGCGGCGCTCGCGCTCCAGGCTGCGGCGGCTATAATTGCTCGCCGCCGGCACCGGTGCTCGACAATGGCATGAGCCTGCT GAGCTATGCCGGCGTCGAGGGCGACGGGAGGAGGCCGATGAGCGGACCAGCTGGCACCGGgagcggcggccggcggccggcgtCACGGATCGGGTTCCGGACGATGTCGGAGTTGGACGTGCTGGACGACGGCTTCAAGTGGCGCAAGTACGGCAAGAAGGCGGTCAAGAGCAGCCCCAACCCGAG GAACTACTACCGGTGCTCGGCGGAGGGCTGCGGCGTGAAGAAGCGCGTGGAGCGGGACAGCGACGACCCGCGCTACGTCGTCACCACCTACGACGGCGTCCACAACCACGCCGCGCCGGGCGCCACCTACCTCtgcccgccgccgcggcgcggCGCAACCGCAACGCCCTGCTTCTCGCCTCCACGCTCGGCGTCGGCGTTGGCGCCTCTGGTGGTAGCACCCAGCTGGAGCCCCGCTTTTGACGCGTGGGAGGCGCAGCTGAACGCCGCGGCGGCTCACTCGTCGGAGTCGTCGTACTGA